In the Pseudoalteromonas undina genome, one interval contains:
- a CDS encoding methylenetetrahydrofolate reductase, which translates to MALSLQEKIQDTNQGVYLIGTTPPKIGTDKAQLKIIAEKLLGRLHEIEYDGVIIYDIQDESSRTEQARPFAFKQTVDPREYSQLLRGLSDLDVITYKSVAQRGVSEFKAWLDETKNDYDLKNVVLVGSPSSAGDIKLSLPNAYKTLAEQSEDFFLGGVTIAERHANKRNEHQRLIEKTAQGCQFFISQAVYNAQATIDLITSYARTCKAQGLTPNRIILTFTPCGGEKTLEFMQWLGISVPEATKWRMLDSENTLSESVRICRENLDSILKSCAHLGVPLGLNIESLTNRKEEIDASINLYRLLKATMELNLAEKLIA; encoded by the coding sequence ATGGCTTTATCACTTCAAGAAAAAATACAGGACACCAACCAAGGTGTTTACCTAATTGGCACAACACCGCCAAAAATTGGGACTGATAAAGCGCAATTAAAAATCATTGCCGAAAAGTTATTAGGCCGTTTACACGAAATTGAATATGACGGCGTAATTATTTATGACATTCAAGATGAAAGCAGCCGTACAGAGCAAGCGCGTCCATTTGCATTTAAGCAAACAGTTGATCCGCGCGAGTACAGTCAACTCTTACGAGGCTTATCTGATCTTGATGTAATTACTTATAAAAGTGTAGCTCAGCGCGGTGTGAGTGAGTTTAAAGCGTGGTTAGATGAAACTAAAAATGACTACGATTTAAAAAACGTGGTGCTAGTGGGCAGCCCATCATCAGCAGGTGATATAAAGCTGAGCTTACCGAATGCCTATAAAACTCTGGCAGAGCAGTCTGAAGACTTCTTTTTAGGTGGTGTAACCATTGCTGAGCGCCATGCCAACAAGCGTAACGAGCACCAACGCTTAATAGAAAAAACAGCACAAGGGTGCCAGTTTTTTATCTCTCAAGCCGTTTACAACGCACAAGCAACTATAGATTTAATAACCAGTTATGCGCGCACATGCAAAGCACAAGGCCTGACACCTAATCGAATTATATTAACCTTTACGCCTTGTGGTGGTGAAAAAACCTTAGAGTTTATGCAGTGGCTAGGCATCTCAGTGCCAGAGGCAACTAAATGGCGCATGCTTGATTCGGAAAATACACTAAGCGAATCAGTGCGTATTTGTCGCGAAAACCTCGACTCAATTTTAAAAAGCTGTGCCCACTTAGGTGTGCCGCTGGGCTTAAATATTGAAAGCTTAACCAACCGTAAAGAAGAAATTGACGCGTCAATTAACTTATACCGTTTATTAAAAGCAACAATGGAACTCAACCTTGCGGAAAAACTGATAGCTTAA
- a CDS encoding M16 family metallopeptidase — MKFKLLATSLAVSLALTGCAMQQSQNTQTAAQQEQVNKADERVFSQDYLIEELDNGLRVMVVKTDYPDVVSLQIPVSVGSRNEVEAGKTGFAHFFEHMMFKGSEKFPQDVYSDILKNSGVDNRAYTTNDYTNYHLNFSKQHLDKVLEIEADIFQNLSYTEEQFRTEALTVKGEYLKNNASPIRKLLSAVRQEAFEKHTYKHTTMGFFEDIEAMPDQMAYGKEFFDKFYKPEYVSLVIVGDVDPKETMAMVKKHWGNWQKGDYVADIPKEPTQQAPKYVHEQNEGLPGHWLLVSYKGAAWEPQKKDRAALDLLSQLYFSSNSDIYQELVVEKQIASQMFTYNPETKDPGLLHVFVKVENADDLATVRDAINRTYAKARTELVDSQKLSDLKSNLKYSFINGLDSSQAIASTLASYMHFERDPEVINQLYKSADNITSEDIRAVANKYFVDNARTTITMSALDKAPGFEQESDLNALVAKYQQVPSKPIFKVLDKTNSSPLIDINLLFNTGAAADPQGKKGVAALTAAMLAQGGSTSMSYKDIKKAMYPLAGSFGYQIDKEMLSFQGRIHKDNAAQWYALVSEQLLNPGFREDDFKRLKKEMIDGIKSGLKASNDEELGKEVLYSVLYKGHPYESYNYGDLSDLEALTLDDVKAFYNAELTQAKLTVGLIGAVPEKLKAQMLADLATLPKGEQSRLTIPDAPVLEGHHATIVEKSAQSTAVSFGFPIDTIRSSEDWTALWLVRSYFGEHRSSNSYLYERIRQTRGMNYGDYAYIEYFPRGMFQTKPDANLGRSEQIFQVWLRPLRSNNDAHFATRTALFELDKLIKNGMTEADFEATRNFLINFVPQMVASQNRQLGYALDSEFYNTDSFVNYVTSKLKTLTVDDVNRVIKDNLQTENIHYVFVTGDGEDMQKRLATMQTSPMVYNTDKPAELVAEDKVIADYKLAIPAKNIEVVKVDKVFQ, encoded by the coding sequence ATGAAATTTAAATTATTGGCAACTAGCCTAGCGGTATCGCTGGCCTTAACAGGTTGTGCTATGCAGCAAAGTCAAAACACGCAAACAGCAGCTCAACAAGAACAAGTTAATAAAGCAGATGAGCGTGTTTTTTCACAAGATTACCTAATAGAAGAGCTAGATAACGGCCTACGTGTGATGGTAGTTAAAACCGATTACCCAGATGTAGTATCGCTACAAATACCTGTATCTGTTGGCTCGCGTAATGAAGTGGAAGCGGGTAAAACTGGTTTTGCTCACTTTTTTGAACACATGATGTTTAAAGGCTCTGAAAAGTTTCCGCAAGATGTGTATTCAGATATTCTAAAAAATTCAGGGGTTGATAACCGCGCCTACACAACTAACGATTACACTAACTACCACTTAAATTTTTCAAAACAACATCTTGATAAAGTACTTGAGATTGAAGCTGATATTTTTCAAAACTTAAGCTACACCGAAGAACAATTTAGAACGGAAGCGCTAACGGTCAAAGGCGAGTACTTAAAAAATAATGCCAGTCCAATTCGTAAATTATTAAGTGCGGTACGCCAAGAAGCGTTCGAAAAACATACCTATAAACACACTACAATGGGCTTTTTTGAAGACATTGAAGCTATGCCAGATCAAATGGCCTACGGTAAAGAGTTTTTTGATAAGTTTTATAAGCCTGAATATGTATCGCTTGTGATTGTTGGTGATGTTGATCCAAAAGAGACCATGGCGATGGTTAAAAAACATTGGGGTAACTGGCAAAAAGGCGACTATGTTGCTGATATTCCTAAAGAGCCAACTCAGCAAGCGCCAAAATATGTGCATGAGCAAAACGAGGGATTACCAGGCCATTGGTTACTTGTGTCGTATAAAGGGGCCGCATGGGAGCCTCAGAAAAAAGACAGAGCCGCACTAGATTTACTGTCGCAGCTTTATTTTTCGAGCAATTCAGATATTTACCAAGAGCTGGTAGTAGAAAAGCAAATCGCGAGTCAAATGTTTACCTATAACCCTGAAACTAAAGATCCAGGGTTACTGCATGTATTTGTAAAAGTTGAAAATGCCGATGATTTAGCCACAGTGCGTGATGCTATAAACCGTACGTATGCCAAAGCGCGTACCGAGTTGGTTGATAGCCAAAAACTCAGCGATTTAAAGTCTAATCTTAAATACAGTTTTATAAATGGTTTAGATTCGTCGCAAGCAATTGCTTCTACACTTGCCAGCTATATGCATTTTGAGCGCGATCCTGAGGTAATTAATCAGCTGTATAAATCGGCAGACAATATCACTAGCGAAGATATTAGAGCCGTTGCAAATAAGTATTTTGTTGATAATGCCCGCACCACAATTACTATGTCGGCACTTGATAAAGCCCCTGGTTTTGAACAAGAAAGCGATTTAAATGCCTTGGTAGCTAAGTATCAGCAAGTACCGAGTAAGCCAATCTTTAAGGTGCTGGATAAAACTAATAGCTCGCCGTTAATCGATATTAACTTACTATTTAATACCGGTGCCGCTGCCGATCCGCAAGGTAAAAAAGGGGTTGCTGCACTCACTGCCGCAATGCTGGCGCAAGGTGGCTCAACCTCAATGAGTTACAAAGATATTAAAAAGGCAATGTACCCACTGGCGGGTAGCTTTGGTTATCAAATAGATAAAGAAATGCTGTCGTTCCAAGGGCGTATTCATAAAGATAATGCAGCTCAGTGGTATGCCTTAGTGAGTGAGCAGCTGCTAAACCCAGGCTTTAGAGAAGATGACTTTAAACGTCTGAAAAAAGAAATGATCGATGGCATTAAATCAGGTTTAAAAGCCTCTAATGATGAAGAGTTGGGTAAAGAAGTGCTCTACAGTGTGCTTTATAAAGGCCACCCTTATGAAAGCTATAACTACGGTGATTTATCAGATTTAGAAGCGCTCACTCTTGATGATGTTAAAGCATTTTATAATGCTGAGCTTACACAAGCTAAACTTACTGTGGGTTTAATTGGTGCCGTGCCTGAAAAACTTAAAGCACAAATGTTAGCTGACTTGGCGACACTTCCAAAAGGCGAACAAAGCCGCTTAACAATCCCTGATGCGCCAGTGCTTGAAGGTCATCATGCAACAATTGTTGAAAAGTCAGCGCAATCAACGGCTGTATCGTTTGGCTTTCCTATTGATACCATTCGTAGCAGCGAAGACTGGACCGCATTGTGGCTAGTGCGTTCGTATTTTGGTGAGCACCGCAGTTCTAACAGTTACTTGTACGAACGTATTCGTCAAACGCGTGGCATGAATTACGGTGATTACGCCTATATTGAATACTTCCCTAGAGGTATGTTTCAAACTAAACCGGATGCAAACTTAGGCCGCTCTGAGCAAATATTCCAAGTGTGGCTGCGTCCACTGCGCTCAAACAATGATGCGCATTTTGCTACCCGTACCGCATTATTTGAGCTAGATAAGCTAATTAAAAATGGTATGACCGAGGCAGATTTTGAAGCCACACGTAACTTTTTAATTAACTTTGTGCCACAAATGGTTGCTAGTCAAAATCGTCAGTTAGGTTATGCGCTAGATAGCGAGTTTTATAACACCGACAGCTTTGTAAACTACGTCACAAGCAAACTGAAAACATTGACTGTTGACGATGTAAATCGAGTGATTAAAGACAACCTACAAACTGAGAATATTCACTATGTGTTTGTTACCGGTGATGGTGAAGATATGCAAAAACGTTTAGCAACTATGCAAACCTCGCCTATGGTGTACAACACCGATAAGCCTGCCGAGTTAGTGGCTGAAGATAAGGTAATTGCTGATTATAAACTGGCAATTCCTGCGAAAAATATTGAAGTAGTGAAAGTGGATAAAGTATTTCAATAA
- a CDS encoding helix-turn-helix transcriptional regulator yields MQLNPTTVKSLRHTFDWTQQQLADACDISLRTIQRVEKEGAASKETTMALCAVFEVRQGELIKLDENNQNDANNSPSKSFIAGLVISSVISFALGAASVLLVSN; encoded by the coding sequence ATGCAATTAAACCCTACAACGGTAAAGTCGCTTAGGCACACATTCGATTGGACACAACAACAGCTTGCCGATGCCTGCGATATAAGCTTGCGAACCATTCAACGAGTAGAAAAAGAAGGTGCAGCCTCAAAAGAAACCACCATGGCCTTATGTGCGGTATTTGAAGTACGCCAAGGTGAGCTTATTAAGCTTGATGAAAACAACCAAAATGATGCCAATAACAGTCCATCTAAAAGTTTTATTGCTGGTTTAGTTATTAGCTCTGTTATTAGTTTTGCCCTTGGTGCAGCCTCAGTACTTTTAGTAAGTAACTAG